From the genome of Eucalyptus grandis isolate ANBG69807.140 chromosome 2, ASM1654582v1, whole genome shotgun sequence, one region includes:
- the LOC104433210 gene encoding MLP-like protein 43: MTLAGTLETELELKSPADKYFKRISSELHHAPNASPDKVHAIEVHEGDRETPGSVKLWTYTLNGKKEVFKDKIEVDEAKKSVTLVAVDGHVMEKYKSYKVTLHIVPRGEASVAKITLDFEKHHESHDDPKDYLQFVISVAKDIDEHLASQAD; this comes from the exons ATGACCCTAGCGGGGACACTGGAGACCGAGCTGGAGCTCAAGTCACCAGCTGATAAGTACTTCAAACGTATCAGCAGCGAACTCCACCATGCCCCGAACGCTTCCCCCGACAAGGTTCACGCCATAGAAGTGCATGAAGGTGACCGGGAAACTCCTGGATCGGTCAAGCTCTGGACTTACACCCTCA ATGGGAAGAAGGAGGTATTCAAGGACAAGATAGAGGTTGATGAGGCGAAGAAGTCGGTGACACTGGTCGCCGTGGATGGCCACGTGATGGAGAAATACAAGAGCTACAAGGTCACCCTCCACATTGTCCCAAGGGGCGAGGCCTCAGTGGCGAAGATCACCCTCGACTTTGAGAAGCACCACGAGAGCCATGACGACCCGAAGGACTATCTGCAGTTCGTGATCAGCGTCGCTAAGGACATCGATGAGCACCTTGCCAGCCAGGCTGATTGA
- the LOC104433209 gene encoding MLP-like protein 28, whose amino-acid sequence MAVRGKLEVEVDLKSSADQFYGFFRSTPHHLPNACTDVHAGEIHEGEWHSEGSIRKWTFSVEGKKETFKEKIQFDDQNKIVTHVGIEGELFNFYKSYKAILQAVHKDGGPDVVKVIIEYEKLNESMPHPVNYLDVTVNMTKDIDAHLVKA is encoded by the exons ATGGCAGTGAGGGGCAAgctggaggtggaggtggatcTCAAATCATCGGCCGATCAGTTCTACGGCTTTTTCAGGAGCACCCCGCACCACCTTCCTAATGCTTGCACTGATGTGCACGCTGGGGAGATTCATGAAGGCGAATGGCACTCTGAGGGCTCCATTAGGAAGTGGACTTTCTCAGTGG aagggaaaaaagagacaTTCAAGGAGAAGATACAATTCGACGACCAGAACAAAATCGTAACCCACGTCGGCATCGAAGGCGAGCTGTTCAACTTTTACAAGAGCTACAAGGCCATCTTGCAGGCCGTCCATAAGGATGGAGGACCCGACGTCGTCAAGGTGATCATCGAGTACGAGAAGCTGAACGAGAGCATGCCCCACCCGGTCAACTATCTCGATGTCACGGTTAACATGACTAAAGACATTGATGCTCACCTCGTCAAGGCTTAA